In a genomic window of Curtobacterium sp. MCBD17_035:
- the ileS gene encoding isoleucine--tRNA ligase encodes MRYPLNDPDAAGVTPSPSFPEVERGVLAFWQRDDTFRASVEQRQGCDEWVFYDGPPFANGLPHYGHLLTGYAKDVFPRFQTMRGKQVHRRFGWDTHGLPAELEAMRQLGITEKHEIDDMGIDVFNAAARRSVLQYTDEWRDYVTRQARWVDFDDDYKTLDVTFMESVLWAFRSLWDKGLAYEGFRVLPYCWNDQTPLSNHELRMDDDVYQQRQDQSVTVAFPFTGARAEELGLSGVRALAWTTTPWTLPTNAALAVGPAIEYVVVPAGPDGAADGTAAGTALFLLAGDTLAAYAKDLGYGSAEEARAAVTRTVTGAELDGVAYERLWDFYVDVEGMENAWQVLVAEYVATGEGTGIVHQAPAYGEDDQAVCSAAGIPTILSLDDGGLFLPQVDLVAGQLWSDANKPLTQELRAMGRLLRVASYEHSYPHCWRCRNPLIYKAVSSWFIRVTDFRERMGELNEQITWVPENVKDGQFGKWVEGARDWSISRNRYWGSPIPVWKSDDPAYPRVDVYGSLADLERDFGRLPLNDAGEPDLHRPFIDELTRPNPDDPTGRSTMRRITDVFDVWFDSGSMPYAQVHYPFENREWFDTHNPADFIVEYIGQTRGWFYVMHALATALFDRPAFSNVISHGIVLGSDGQKMSKSRRNYPDVNEVFDRDGADAMRWFLMSSSVIRGGNLVVTEEGIRQGVREFLLPLWSTYYFFTLYANASGDGGYHATWRTDSTDVLDRYLLARTRQLVLDVTAHLEALDTPLATLAVRDFADVLTNWYVRRSRDKFWAGAGSSDAARDAFDTLYTVLETLTRVAAPLAPLVADEVWRGLTGGRSVHLEDWPDAEAFPADDALVAAMDRVRDVASKGLALRKATGKRVRLPLATLTVVTADPAGLEPFADILRDELNVKRVVLEQQAEQSLAQYGIERKLTVNARAAGPRIGKLVQQVIPAAKRGDWSATADGVTVGGVDLVEGEYTLDLTVADPTSAVAFLEGSGFVVLDTVTTPELEAEGLARDVVRAVQQARRDAGLDVSDRIVLRLEADEAASSAIEAHHGLIAQETLSSRLEQVVSALDDDDPGVEHVGDGALVRVEVTRVG; translated from the coding sequence ATGCGCTACCCCTTGAACGACCCGGACGCCGCCGGCGTCACCCCGTCCCCCTCGTTCCCCGAGGTCGAGCGCGGCGTCCTCGCCTTCTGGCAGCGCGACGACACGTTCCGGGCGTCGGTCGAGCAGCGGCAGGGCTGCGACGAGTGGGTGTTCTACGACGGCCCGCCGTTCGCGAACGGACTCCCGCACTACGGGCACCTGCTCACCGGCTACGCCAAGGACGTCTTCCCGCGGTTCCAGACGATGCGCGGCAAGCAGGTGCACCGCCGCTTCGGGTGGGACACCCACGGGCTGCCGGCCGAACTCGAGGCCATGCGCCAGCTCGGCATCACCGAGAAGCACGAGATCGACGACATGGGCATCGACGTGTTCAACGCGGCGGCGCGTCGGTCCGTGCTCCAGTACACCGACGAATGGCGCGACTACGTCACCCGCCAGGCACGCTGGGTCGACTTCGACGACGACTACAAGACGCTCGACGTCACGTTCATGGAGAGCGTGCTGTGGGCGTTCAGGTCCCTCTGGGACAAGGGCCTGGCGTACGAGGGCTTCCGCGTGCTGCCCTACTGCTGGAACGACCAGACGCCGCTGTCGAACCACGAGCTCCGCATGGACGACGACGTCTACCAGCAGCGCCAGGACCAGTCGGTGACCGTCGCGTTCCCGTTCACCGGCGCCCGCGCCGAGGAGCTGGGGCTCTCGGGCGTCCGCGCGCTCGCGTGGACGACGACGCCGTGGACCCTGCCGACGAACGCGGCGCTCGCCGTGGGACCCGCCATCGAGTACGTGGTCGTGCCGGCCGGTCCGGACGGCGCGGCCGACGGGACCGCGGCAGGCACCGCGTTGTTCCTGCTCGCCGGCGACACGCTCGCCGCGTACGCCAAGGACCTCGGCTACGGCTCCGCCGAGGAGGCCCGTGCCGCGGTCACCCGCACCGTCACCGGTGCCGAGCTCGACGGCGTCGCGTACGAGCGGCTGTGGGACTTCTACGTCGACGTCGAGGGCATGGAGAACGCCTGGCAGGTGCTCGTCGCCGAGTACGTCGCCACGGGCGAGGGCACGGGCATCGTGCACCAGGCACCGGCCTACGGCGAGGACGACCAGGCCGTCTGCTCGGCGGCGGGCATCCCGACGATCCTCTCCCTCGACGACGGCGGGCTGTTCCTGCCGCAGGTGGACCTCGTCGCGGGCCAGCTGTGGTCCGACGCGAACAAGCCGCTGACGCAGGAGCTCCGCGCGATGGGTCGCCTGCTCCGGGTCGCCTCGTACGAGCACAGCTACCCGCACTGCTGGCGCTGCCGGAACCCGCTCATCTACAAGGCCGTGTCGAGCTGGTTCATCCGGGTCACGGATTTCCGGGAGCGCATGGGCGAGCTCAACGAGCAGATCACCTGGGTGCCCGAGAACGTCAAGGACGGCCAGTTCGGCAAGTGGGTCGAGGGCGCTCGTGACTGGTCGATCTCGCGCAACCGGTACTGGGGTTCGCCGATCCCGGTGTGGAAGAGCGACGACCCCGCGTACCCGCGCGTCGACGTGTACGGATCCCTCGCCGACCTCGAACGCGACTTCGGGCGCCTGCCCCTGAACGACGCCGGCGAGCCGGACCTGCACCGCCCGTTCATCGACGAGCTGACGAGGCCGAACCCCGACGACCCGACCGGCCGCTCCACGATGCGCCGGATCACCGACGTGTTCGACGTCTGGTTCGACTCCGGGTCGATGCCGTACGCCCAGGTGCACTACCCCTTCGAGAACCGCGAGTGGTTCGACACCCACAACCCGGCCGACTTCATCGTCGAGTACATCGGACAGACGCGCGGCTGGTTCTACGTCATGCACGCGCTGGCGACGGCCCTGTTCGACCGTCCGGCGTTCTCGAACGTCATCAGCCACGGCATCGTGCTCGGGTCCGACGGCCAGAAGATGTCGAAGAGCCGGCGGAACTACCCCGATGTCAACGAGGTCTTCGACCGCGACGGCGCCGACGCCATGCGGTGGTTCCTCATGTCGTCCTCGGTGATCCGCGGTGGGAACCTCGTCGTCACCGAAGAGGGGATCCGCCAGGGCGTCCGCGAGTTCCTGCTGCCCCTCTGGTCGACGTACTACTTCTTCACCCTCTACGCGAACGCGTCGGGGGACGGCGGGTACCACGCCACCTGGCGCACCGACTCGACGGACGTGCTCGACCGGTACCTGCTCGCGCGCACCCGGCAGCTCGTGCTCGACGTCACGGCGCACCTCGAGGCCCTCGACACCCCGCTGGCCACCCTCGCGGTCCGCGACTTCGCCGACGTCCTCACGAACTGGTACGTCCGGCGGTCCCGTGACAAGTTCTGGGCGGGTGCCGGGTCCTCGGACGCTGCCCGCGATGCCTTCGACACGCTGTACACGGTCCTCGAGACCCTGACGCGCGTCGCTGCGCCGCTCGCGCCGCTCGTCGCGGACGAGGTCTGGAGGGGCCTCACCGGTGGGCGCAGCGTCCACCTCGAGGACTGGCCGGACGCCGAGGCGTTCCCCGCCGACGACGCCCTCGTCGCCGCGATGGACCGCGTCCGCGACGTCGCGTCGAAGGGCCTCGCGCTCCGCAAGGCGACCGGCAAGCGGGTCCGTCTGCCGCTCGCGACCCTGACCGTCGTCACCGCGGATCCCGCCGGGCTCGAGCCGTTCGCCGACATCCTCCGCGACGAGCTGAACGTCAAGCGCGTCGTGCTCGAGCAGCAAGCCGAGCAGTCGCTGGCGCAGTACGGCATCGAGCGGAAGCTCACGGTGAACGCCCGTGCCGCGGGTCCCCGCATCGGCAAGCTCGTGCAGCAGGTGATCCCGGCGGCCAAGCGCGGTGACTGGTCCGCCACCGCCGACGGCGTCACGGTCGGCGGCGTCGACCTGGTCGAGGGGGAGTACACGCTCGACCTCACCGTGGCCGACCCGACGAGCGCGGTGGCGTTCCTCGAGGGCAGTGGCTTCGTCGTGCTCGACACCGTGACGACCCCGGAGCTGGAGGCCGAGGGCCTGGCCCGCGACGTCGTGCGTGCGGTGCAGCAGGCGCGTCGGGACGCCGGGCTCGACGTCAGCGACCGCATCGTCCTGCGCCTCGAGGCCGATGAGGCTGCGAGCAGCGCGATCGAGGCGCACCATGGACTCATCGCGCAGGAGACCTTGAGCAGCCGGCTCGAGCAGGTCGTCTCCGCGCTGGACGACGACGACCCCGGCGTCGAGCACGTCGGCGACGGCGCGCTCGTCCGGGTGGAGGTGACCCGCGTTGGCTGA
- a CDS encoding folylpolyglutamate synthase/dihydrofolate synthase family protein, producing the protein MPHGPEDDGVAQVESELYARIGEQAPERRLAATRRAVELLGDPQHAFPVIHITGTNGKTSTARMIESIVRAHGLRTGLMTSPHLVSIRERIVIDGEPIRPESFVENWRDIQPYLTMTDDELRAAGQQPLTFFEALTVLAIACFADAPVDVAVIEVGMGGEWDSTNVVDGQVAVFTPIAIDHAKQLGNTVAEIARTKAGIIKPSAAVVSARQTPEALGELERAAALSEATLAVEATSGPNGGFRVLSDTPAVGGQLVSVQGVAGRYDDLFVPLFGAHQAENAAVAIAAVESFLGRGSQPLDEDVLSEGLAAATSPGRLQPIAQQPTVVVDAAHNPHGARALAEALPVAFPSDHVVGVLGVLADKDARGIVRALKDVVATFVVTQPPGPRALDADAFAAIVVDEVGPDRLVVEPDVEAALAEARTLAEDADAEADLAEGEPGAMVLVAGSIVLIGRVMDLVHGEGESA; encoded by the coding sequence GTGCCGCACGGGCCCGAGGACGACGGCGTCGCCCAGGTCGAGTCGGAGCTGTACGCCCGCATCGGGGAACAAGCCCCCGAGCGTCGGCTGGCCGCGACCCGGCGTGCCGTCGAGCTGCTCGGCGACCCGCAGCACGCGTTCCCGGTCATCCACATCACCGGCACGAACGGCAAGACGTCGACCGCCCGGATGATCGAGAGCATCGTGCGCGCGCACGGGCTCCGCACCGGACTCATGACGAGCCCGCACCTCGTGTCCATCCGAGAGCGCATCGTCATCGACGGCGAGCCCATCCGGCCCGAGTCGTTCGTCGAGAACTGGCGCGACATCCAGCCGTACCTGACCATGACCGACGACGAGCTCCGCGCCGCCGGACAGCAGCCGCTCACGTTCTTCGAGGCGCTCACGGTCCTCGCGATCGCGTGCTTCGCGGACGCGCCGGTCGACGTCGCCGTGATCGAGGTCGGCATGGGCGGGGAATGGGACTCCACGAACGTGGTCGACGGCCAGGTGGCGGTGTTCACCCCGATCGCGATCGACCACGCCAAGCAGCTCGGCAACACCGTGGCCGAGATCGCCCGGACCAAGGCCGGGATCATCAAGCCCTCGGCGGCGGTCGTCAGCGCGCGGCAGACGCCGGAGGCCCTGGGAGAGCTCGAGCGTGCGGCGGCCCTGAGCGAGGCGACGCTCGCCGTCGAGGCGACCTCCGGTCCGAACGGCGGCTTCCGCGTGCTGTCGGACACCCCGGCCGTCGGCGGTCAGCTCGTCAGCGTCCAGGGCGTCGCCGGACGGTACGACGACCTGTTCGTGCCGCTCTTCGGTGCCCACCAGGCCGAGAACGCCGCGGTGGCGATCGCCGCCGTCGAGTCGTTCCTCGGTCGCGGATCGCAGCCCCTCGACGAGGACGTCCTCAGCGAGGGCCTCGCGGCAGCGACGTCGCCCGGCCGTCTCCAGCCGATCGCCCAGCAGCCGACCGTGGTCGTCGACGCCGCACACAACCCGCACGGCGCCCGGGCCCTGGCCGAGGCCCTGCCCGTCGCGTTCCCGTCCGACCACGTGGTCGGCGTGCTCGGCGTCCTCGCCGACAAGGACGCCCGCGGCATCGTTCGCGCGCTCAAGGACGTCGTGGCCACGTTCGTCGTCACGCAACCGCCCGGTCCCAGGGCCCTCGACGCCGACGCGTTCGCCGCGATCGTCGTCGACGAGGTCGGCCCGGATCGGCTGGTCGTCGAGCCCGACGTCGAGGCCGCCCTGGCCGAGGCACGGACCCTCGCCGAGGACGCCGACGCCGAGGCGGACCTGGCCGAGGGGGAGCCGGGCGCCATGGTCCTCGTCGCGGGCTCCATCGTGCTGATCGGCCGGGTCATGGACCTGGTCCACGGCGAAGGCGAGTCGGCATGA
- a CDS encoding DUF4233 domain-containing protein, whose translation MTDAPRTSPPARGTRMRRPRPPRGARESLLSIVLVLEAVVFFFPMLVVFGKHELPPAAAFGGGLGFMVVLAIASRLTGRPAGVGFGWLLQAAIIATGFVEPFMFVVGAMFLAFWIYCFVKGGQLDRTNAARAAALGEDPAPGTDAGA comes from the coding sequence ATGACGGACGCTCCCCGCACCTCCCCGCCGGCCCGCGGCACACGGATGCGGCGTCCCCGCCCCCCGCGCGGCGCCCGCGAGAGCCTGCTGTCGATCGTCCTCGTGCTCGAGGCCGTCGTGTTCTTCTTCCCGATGCTCGTCGTGTTCGGCAAACACGAGCTCCCGCCGGCCGCGGCGTTCGGCGGCGGTCTCGGCTTCATGGTCGTGCTCGCCATCGCCTCCCGGCTGACCGGTCGCCCCGCCGGTGTAGGGTTCGGATGGCTGCTGCAGGCGGCCATCATCGCCACCGGCTTCGTGGAACCGTTCATGTTCGTCGTGGGCGCCATGTTCCTGGCGTTCTGGATCTACTGCTTCGTCAAGGGTGGTCAGCTCGACCGGACGAATGCGGCCCGCGCGGCGGCCCTCGGCGAGGACCCCGCACCGGGCACCGACGCCGGCGCCTGA
- the ndk gene encoding nucleoside-diphosphate kinase, whose amino-acid sequence MSDLEETLVLVKPDGVARQLTGEILRRIEAKGYEIVDLKMLTASRDLLSAHYEEHQGKPFFEPLVEFMESGPIVAVRVTGNGVIAGFRSLAGTTDPTSAAPGTIRGDLGRDWGLKVQQNLVHGSDSPESAARELGLWFA is encoded by the coding sequence GTGTCCGACCTCGAAGAGACCCTCGTCCTCGTCAAGCCCGACGGCGTCGCCCGACAGCTGACCGGGGAGATCCTCCGCCGCATCGAGGCGAAGGGCTACGAGATCGTCGACCTGAAGATGCTGACGGCGTCCCGTGACCTGCTCAGCGCCCACTACGAGGAGCACCAGGGCAAGCCGTTCTTCGAGCCCCTCGTCGAGTTCATGGAGTCCGGGCCGATCGTCGCCGTCCGCGTCACGGGCAACGGCGTGATCGCCGGCTTCCGCTCGCTCGCGGGCACCACCGATCCGACCTCGGCCGCGCCGGGCACGATCCGCGGCGACCTCGGGCGCGACTGGGGTCTCAAGGTGCAGCAGAACCTCGTGCACGGCAGCGACTCGCCCGAGTCCGCCGCGCGCGAGCTCGGTCTCTGGTTCGCCTGA
- a CDS encoding thioredoxin domain-containing protein, translated as MSTAGDNSSKKARREAAREHARAMREREQQRRRRNRLFLQGGIGLAVLAVAAIVVLVVVNSIQPAGPGPKNMASDGILLHGNGKSITAVTTGATKAGAEPTATKTAAHKDTINVVIYEDYMCPYCNQFETTNMTQIKQWVTAGYATLELHPFALLDASSLGTKYSTRATNAAACVANYEPNKFLAVNQRFYKKQPSEQTKGLTDDQIVRLVKAAGATNENIPSCIHNGTFKGWVADVTNRTLNDKIPNSDVKKLTGTPLVLVNGQQYTGSLTDTSAFSSFVEQVAEQAVGSSGSSTATPTATPSAG; from the coding sequence ATGAGCACCGCAGGCGACAACTCCTCCAAGAAGGCACGGCGCGAAGCAGCCCGCGAGCACGCGCGGGCGATGCGCGAGCGAGAACAACAGCGCAGACGCCGCAACCGGCTGTTCCTGCAGGGCGGCATCGGCCTCGCCGTGCTGGCCGTCGCCGCGATCGTCGTGCTCGTCGTCGTGAACTCGATCCAGCCCGCGGGCCCCGGCCCCAAGAACATGGCGAGCGACGGCATCCTCCTGCACGGCAACGGCAAGTCGATCACCGCGGTCACCACGGGTGCGACGAAGGCCGGCGCCGAGCCGACGGCCACCAAGACGGCAGCCCACAAGGACACGATCAACGTCGTGATCTACGAGGACTACATGTGCCCGTACTGCAACCAGTTCGAGACGACGAACATGACCCAGATCAAGCAGTGGGTCACCGCCGGGTACGCCACGCTCGAGCTCCATCCGTTCGCGCTGCTCGACGCGAGCTCCCTCGGCACCAAGTACTCGACCCGCGCCACCAACGCCGCCGCCTGTGTCGCGAACTACGAGCCGAACAAGTTCCTCGCCGTGAACCAGCGCTTCTACAAGAAGCAACCGAGCGAGCAGACCAAGGGCCTGACCGACGACCAGATCGTCCGCCTCGTCAAGGCCGCTGGCGCGACGAACGAGAACATCCCGAGCTGCATCCACAACGGCACGTTCAAGGGGTGGGTCGCCGACGTCACGAACCGGACGCTCAACGACAAGATCCCGAACTCCGACGTCAAGAAGCTCACCGGCACCCCGCTCGTCCTCGTCAACGGGCAGCAGTACACCGGGTCGCTGACCGACACGTCGGCGTTCTCGTCGTTCGTGGAGCAGGTCGCCGAACAGGCCGTGGGTTCGTCGGGCAGCTCGACCGCGACGCCGACCGCCACGCCCTCGGCGGGCTGA
- a CDS encoding vitamin K epoxide reductase family protein, whose amino-acid sequence MTSREALRRPPVAMAVFLLVTGAGGLYGAFRLVVDEYQLLEHPKQALGCDVNPFISCSNVMASHQAHLFGFPNPILGVSGFVAPIAVAVMLLAGVVAARWFWVAFNAGVFLAWVFVTWLFTQTVWSIGALCPWCMLVWSMTIPMFWVFTCWNLARGNLGERGHRIGQAVLPFSWLIVLVNYVVIVLVILIMFPTLRAILF is encoded by the coding sequence GTGACGTCCCGCGAAGCCCTCCGTCGTCCACCCGTGGCCATGGCCGTGTTCCTCCTCGTCACCGGGGCGGGCGGGTTGTACGGCGCCTTCCGGCTCGTCGTCGACGAGTACCAACTGCTGGAACACCCCAAGCAGGCACTGGGATGCGACGTCAACCCCTTCATCAGCTGCTCGAACGTCATGGCGAGCCACCAGGCACATCTGTTCGGGTTCCCGAACCCGATCCTCGGCGTCTCGGGGTTCGTGGCACCGATCGCCGTCGCGGTGATGCTGTTGGCCGGCGTCGTCGCGGCCCGCTGGTTCTGGGTGGCGTTCAACGCCGGGGTGTTCCTGGCCTGGGTGTTCGTGACGTGGCTCTTCACGCAGACGGTGTGGTCGATCGGTGCGCTCTGCCCCTGGTGCATGCTCGTCTGGTCCATGACGATCCCGATGTTCTGGGTGTTCACGTGCTGGAACCTGGCGCGGGGGAACCTCGGCGAACGCGGACATCGGATCGGCCAGGCGGTCCTCCCGTTCTCCTGGCTCATCGTGCTCGTCAACTACGTCGTGATCGTCCTCGTGATCCTCATCATGTTCCCGACGCTGCGGGCCATCCTCTTCTGA
- a CDS encoding Rne/Rng family ribonuclease — MVEQNDNNNEDGTKRRGRLFGSRRARSHGPDDHVADREARATPVTPPASDAEDPGELSAPVASIDAPDAARVVVDEGDSVTSAVDEAAQVTTVIDEAAQVTTVVDEAVSVTTMVDAVATATEAVPLGLAEDTAADLAPEATGSVVTDLPDAEPTGAGQPEAEPSTAEESAGEPAPTYPVATSTTSLIFHAPVLPDLPERFQPDDEPDRDRDRDRDRDRDRDLVESPSTRRRSRRRGAAAQDDQQADDSGVQQQRQPKQKREPELITEPQRIKGSTRLEAKKQRRRDGRDAGRRRQVITEDEFLARRESVDRQMIVRSQADRIEIGVLEDGVLAEHYVTKNHNVSLIGNVYLGKVQNVLPSMEAAFVDIGRGRNAVLYSGEVDWDSVETGNQPRRIELALKPGDKVLVQVTKDPVGHKGARLTSQISLPGRYLVYVPNGSMNGISRKLPDTERARLKKILKEVLPEHAGVIVRTAAEGATEEQLTRDVTRLTSQWEVIQNKVQNGQAPVLLHSEPDLLVKIVRDVFNEDFSKLIIDGDAARAVIDEYLSAVAPDLKDRVELYEGPDSFEEHRLNEQIEKALDRKVWLPSGGSLVIDRTEAMTVVDVNTGKFVGSGGNLEETVTKNNLEAAEEIVRQLRLRDIGGIIVVDFIDMVLESNRDLVLRRLVECLSRDRTKHQVAEVTSLGLVQMTRKKIGVGLQESFAEVNAKVNDNTNESSPKGGRSGRKGRGNGGGQGNGNGSGNGSGNGQQSSQQAHQITEDVKNALSRIAASTIPHDDAAATAASGTAPTSASQLEEALDSASGATPGEADAGTGTTRSQRRSRRGDRNERGDRNERADRNERADREERTERTEHAPSADATVEQPTEVTRQQPAAPHEPATPEPVSATREPASTGSRRVSTTATVSPTESVAILDIPLSAAPVRQPRPVSTEAAESLLDSVLQALPEPKQPGQGRNRSRRVTSGSISAPATTSGATDAGGADDAGDPDGGPVILGR, encoded by the coding sequence ATGGTGGAGCAGAACGACAACAACAACGAAGACGGTACGAAGCGCCGCGGGCGCCTGTTCGGCAGCCGCCGGGCACGGTCCCACGGACCGGACGACCACGTCGCCGACCGGGAGGCCCGGGCGACGCCCGTCACGCCGCCCGCGTCCGACGCGGAGGACCCCGGCGAGCTCTCGGCACCGGTGGCGTCGATCGACGCCCCGGACGCCGCGCGCGTCGTCGTCGACGAGGGCGACTCGGTGACCTCCGCGGTCGACGAGGCCGCGCAGGTGACGACGGTGATCGACGAGGCCGCGCAGGTGACGACGGTGGTCGACGAGGCCGTGTCGGTGACGACGATGGTCGACGCGGTCGCGACGGCGACGGAGGCGGTGCCCCTCGGCCTCGCTGAGGACACGGCAGCCGACCTCGCCCCGGAGGCGACGGGGTCGGTTGTCACCGATCTGCCGGATGCGGAGCCCACCGGCGCCGGGCAGCCGGAGGCCGAGCCGTCGACGGCTGAGGAGTCCGCGGGCGAACCCGCCCCGACGTACCCGGTCGCGACGAGCACGACGAGCCTCATCTTCCATGCGCCCGTGCTGCCGGACCTGCCCGAGCGGTTCCAGCCGGACGACGAGCCGGACCGCGACCGCGACCGCGACCGTGACCGCGACCGTGACCGCGACCTCGTCGAGTCGCCGAGCACCCGCCGTCGATCGCGTCGTCGCGGGGCCGCCGCGCAGGACGACCAGCAGGCCGACGACTCGGGCGTGCAGCAGCAGCGGCAGCCCAAGCAGAAGCGCGAGCCGGAGCTCATCACCGAGCCGCAGCGCATCAAGGGGTCGACCCGGCTCGAGGCGAAGAAGCAGCGTCGCCGTGACGGCCGTGACGCCGGTCGCCGCCGTCAGGTCATCACCGAGGACGAGTTCCTCGCCCGCCGCGAGAGCGTCGACCGCCAGATGATCGTCCGCTCGCAGGCGGACCGCATCGAGATCGGCGTGCTCGAGGACGGCGTCCTCGCGGAGCACTACGTCACGAAGAACCACAACGTCTCGCTCATCGGGAACGTCTACCTCGGCAAGGTGCAGAACGTGTTGCCGAGCATGGAGGCCGCGTTCGTGGACATCGGCCGCGGGCGGAACGCGGTGCTGTACTCGGGCGAGGTCGACTGGGACTCCGTCGAGACGGGCAACCAGCCCCGCCGCATCGAGCTCGCGCTCAAGCCCGGCGACAAGGTCCTCGTGCAGGTGACGAAGGACCCGGTCGGCCACAAGGGCGCCCGCCTGACGAGCCAGATCTCGCTCCCGGGGCGCTACCTGGTCTACGTGCCGAACGGCTCGATGAACGGGATCTCGCGCAAGCTGCCCGACACCGAGCGCGCGCGCCTCAAGAAGATCCTCAAGGAGGTCCTGCCGGAGCACGCGGGTGTCATCGTGCGCACCGCGGCCGAGGGAGCGACCGAGGAGCAGCTCACGCGCGACGTCACCCGGCTCACGAGCCAGTGGGAGGTGATCCAGAACAAGGTGCAGAACGGCCAGGCGCCGGTGCTGCTCCACAGCGAGCCCGACCTCCTCGTCAAGATCGTGCGCGACGTCTTCAACGAGGACTTCTCGAAGCTGATCATCGACGGTGATGCCGCCCGCGCCGTCATCGACGAGTACCTCTCCGCGGTGGCGCCGGACCTCAAGGACCGCGTCGAGCTCTACGAGGGCCCCGACTCGTTCGAGGAGCACCGGCTCAACGAGCAGATCGAGAAGGCTCTGGACCGCAAGGTCTGGCTGCCGTCCGGCGGCTCACTGGTGATCGACCGTACCGAGGCGATGACCGTGGTCGACGTCAACACGGGCAAGTTCGTCGGGTCCGGGGGCAACCTCGAGGAGACCGTCACGAAGAACAACCTCGAGGCGGCCGAGGAGATCGTGCGTCAGCTCCGACTGCGCGACATCGGCGGCATCATTGTGGTCGACTTCATCGACATGGTGCTCGAGTCCAACCGCGATCTCGTGCTCCGCCGTCTCGTCGAGTGCCTGAGCCGTGACCGGACGAAGCACCAGGTCGCCGAGGTCACCTCGCTCGGCCTCGTGCAGATGACCCGCAAGAAGATCGGCGTCGGCCTGCAGGAGTCGTTCGCCGAGGTGAACGCCAAGGTCAACGACAACACGAACGAGTCCTCGCCGAAGGGTGGCCGGAGCGGTCGCAAGGGCCGGGGCAACGGCGGTGGCCAGGGCAACGGCAACGGCAGCGGCAACGGCAGCGGCAACGGCCAGCAGTCGTCGCAGCAGGCGCACCAGATCACCGAGGACGTCAAGAACGCACTCTCGCGGATCGCCGCATCGACCATCCCGCACGACGACGCCGCTGCCACGGCCGCGAGCGGCACCGCGCCGACGAGCGCGAGCCAGCTCGAGGAGGCTCTGGACAGCGCCAGCGGAGCCACACCGGGTGAGGCCGACGCCGGTACGGGGACGACGCGATCGCAGCGCCGCTCCCGTCGCGGGGACCGGAACGAGCGCGGCGATCGGAACGAGCGTGCCGACCGGAACGAGCGTGCCGACCGGGAGGAGCGCACCGAGCGCACCGAGCACGCTCCGTCCGCCGACGCGACCGTGGAGCAGCCGACCGAGGTGACACGGCAGCAGCCCGCAGCGCCGCACGAACCGGCGACGCCCGAACCGGTGTCGGCGACCCGTGAGCCGGCGTCGACGGGGTCTCGTCGGGTGAGCACGACGGCGACCGTGTCCCCGACCGAGTCCGTCGCGATCCTCGACATCCCGCTCTCCGCGGCGCCGGTCCGGCAGCCCCGGCCGGTGAGCACCGAGGCGGCCGAGTCCCTCCTGGACTCCGTCCTCCAGGCGCTCCCCGAGCCGAAGCAGCCCGGCCAGGGGCGCAACCGGTCCCGCAGGGTGACGTCGGGGAGCATCAGCGCACCCGCGACGACCAGCGGCGCAACCGACGCCGGCGGTGCTGACGACGCGGGCGACCCCGACGGCGGGCCGGTCATCCTCGGGCGGTGA